Proteins from a genomic interval of Chroococcidiopsis thermalis PCC 7203:
- a CDS encoding alpha/beta fold hydrolase has translation MSVLEGTWQHEYIISNGLRLHYVTQGEGPLMLMLHGFPEFWYSWRHQIPEFAKDYKVVALDLRGYNDSDKPKAQSAYVMAEFIKDIEGVIKGLGYDKCILVGHDWGGAIAWSFAYAHPEMVERLIVLNIPHPAKFAEGFRTPQQLLKSSYMFLFQLPVLPEMLLQAGDYQAIENGLKGMAVNKSAFTPADIEAYKDAAAKRGALTAALNYYRNMLQQGMTNPNWGVLNVPTLMIWGEKDTALGRELSYGTATYVNPFQVRYIPDASHWVQQEKPELVNEYMREFLSS, from the coding sequence ATGTCCGTACTAGAAGGTACTTGGCAACACGAATACATTATCAGTAACGGGCTGAGGCTGCACTACGTCACCCAAGGTGAAGGTCCGTTGATGTTGATGTTACACGGCTTTCCTGAGTTTTGGTACTCTTGGCGACATCAAATCCCTGAGTTTGCCAAGGATTACAAAGTCGTAGCATTAGACTTGCGGGGATATAACGACAGCGACAAACCAAAAGCGCAATCAGCTTATGTCATGGCTGAGTTTATCAAAGATATTGAGGGTGTCATTAAGGGACTGGGATACGACAAGTGTATTTTAGTCGGACACGACTGGGGAGGAGCGATCGCGTGGAGTTTTGCCTACGCTCACCCAGAAATGGTAGAACGGCTGATCGTACTAAATATACCCCATCCTGCCAAATTTGCTGAGGGTTTCCGCACGCCGCAACAATTGCTGAAGAGTTCTTATATGTTTCTATTCCAGCTTCCTGTCTTACCAGAAATGCTGCTTCAAGCGGGAGATTACCAAGCAATTGAAAATGGCTTGAAAGGTATGGCTGTGAATAAGAGCGCTTTTACTCCCGCAGATATTGAGGCTTACAAAGATGCAGCAGCTAAGCGTGGAGCGCTAACAGCAGCCCTCAATTATTATCGCAATATGTTGCAACAAGGTATGACTAACCCAAATTGGGGTGTACTCAACGTACCAACATTGATGATTTGGGGTGAAAAAGATACAGCCTTGGGTAGGGAATTGAGTTATGGTACTGCTACTTACGTAAATCCATTCCAAGTTAGATACATTCCAGATGCTAGCCACTGGGTACAACAGGAAAAACCCGAATTAGTCAATGAGTATATGCGGGAGTTTTTGAGTAGTTAG